A window of the Verrucomicrobiia bacterium genome harbors these coding sequences:
- a CDS encoding glycine--tRNA ligase, with the protein MAENTVMEKLSSLAKRRGFIFQSSEIYGGLNACWDYGPMGVELKRNIKEFWWRSMTLLRDDIEGLDAAILMHPKVWETSGHVANFTDPMVDCKKCKGRFRADETVSGRCPKCGGELTEARQFNLMFKTFMGPVEEEAAIVYLRPETAQGIYVNFLNVQGPSRQKVPFGIAQIGKAFRNEISPGNFIFRMREFEQMEMQFFVHPKEDEKWFEFWRQERMKWYHQLGIRQEKLRFHQHSPQELAHYAKAAYDVQYEFPFGWQELEGIHNRTDFDLSRHSQATGKELSYFDEPTKERFIPYIIETSAGCDRTLLTVLIDGYYEEEVKGETRSVLRIAPHIAPFKAAIFPLVNRDGMPEVATKIYNDLRKKFKIFYDDKGAVGRRYRRMDEVGTPFCMTVDSQTLQDETVTLRDRDTMQQTRHKISELEGILQKKVEI; encoded by the coding sequence GGAACATCAAGGAGTTCTGGTGGCGCTCGATGACCCTTCTGCGGGACGACATCGAGGGGCTGGACGCCGCCATCTTGATGCACCCCAAGGTCTGGGAGACCTCCGGACACGTGGCGAACTTCACCGACCCGATGGTGGACTGCAAAAAGTGCAAGGGGCGCTTCCGCGCGGATGAAACCGTTTCCGGCCGCTGTCCTAAATGCGGGGGGGAGCTGACGGAGGCCCGGCAGTTCAACTTGATGTTCAAGACCTTTATGGGGCCGGTGGAAGAGGAAGCGGCCATCGTTTATCTGCGCCCGGAAACGGCGCAGGGGATTTACGTCAACTTTTTGAACGTGCAGGGGCCCTCCCGGCAAAAAGTTCCCTTCGGCATCGCCCAGATTGGCAAGGCGTTCCGCAACGAGATTTCCCCCGGCAACTTCATCTTCCGGATGCGGGAGTTCGAGCAGATGGAGATGCAGTTTTTCGTCCATCCCAAGGAGGATGAAAAATGGTTTGAATTCTGGCGGCAGGAGCGGATGAAATGGTACCATCAATTGGGAATCCGCCAGGAAAAACTCCGCTTCCACCAGCACAGCCCGCAGGAGCTGGCGCACTACGCCAAGGCCGCCTACGATGTCCAGTACGAGTTCCCCTTCGGCTGGCAGGAGCTGGAGGGGATTCACAACCGCACCGATTTCGATTTATCCCGCCATTCGCAGGCGACCGGCAAGGAGCTTTCCTATTTTGACGAGCCGACCAAGGAGCGCTTCATCCCCTACATCATCGAGACCTCGGCGGGGTGCGACCGGACCTTGCTTACCGTTTTAATCGACGGTTACTACGAGGAGGAAGTGAAAGGGGAGACCCGTTCGGTTCTGCGCATCGCCCCCCACATTGCCCCGTTCAAGGCGGCCATTTTCCCCTTGGTCAACCGGGACGGAATGCCGGAGGTGGCCACAAAAATCTATAACGATTTGCGCAAAAAGTTCAAAATTTTCTATGATGACAAGGGGGCGGTCGGCCGCCGGTATCGAAGAATGGATGAAGTCGGCACGCCTTTCTGCATGACCGTCGATTCGCAAACCCTGCAGGATGAAACCGTGACCCTCCGCGACCGGGACACGATGCAGCAAACGCGGCACAAAATCTCCGAACTGGAAGGGATTTTGCAAAAGAAAGTGGAGATTTAG
- a CDS encoding DUF2238 domain-containing protein, with protein sequence MGFTTSTMRVQADFRQNRLLQILLGWYLVFWIVMAISPLNRLDWFIENLLVFATVGLLVGTYRIFPLSDMSYILITLFMSLHTIGSHWTYSEVPLGFWIRDTFGFSRNHFDRIVHFSFGLLMAYPIREVFLRVASVRGFWAYYLPFDVTLAFSGAYEIMEWLIASLISPEAGDAWLGTQGDIWDAQKDMGLAATGALISMTATAILRKWYHKKPATI encoded by the coding sequence GTGGGCTTCACCACTTCCACCATGCGGGTGCAGGCGGATTTTCGGCAAAATCGCCTGCTGCAAATCCTTTTGGGCTGGTATCTGGTTTTCTGGATTGTAATGGCTATCAGTCCCCTCAACCGGCTGGACTGGTTCATCGAAAATCTTCTGGTCTTCGCCACGGTCGGCCTGCTCGTCGGCACGTACCGGATTTTTCCGCTCTCCGATATGTCCTACATCCTAATCACCCTCTTTATGAGTTTGCACACCATCGGCTCGCACTGGACCTATTCGGAAGTGCCGCTTGGATTCTGGATTCGGGATACCTTCGGTTTTTCCCGCAACCACTTCGACCGCATCGTCCATTTTTCCTTCGGGCTTTTGATGGCGTACCCGATTCGGGAGGTCTTTTTGCGGGTTGCCTCCGTGCGGGGGTTTTGGGCCTACTATCTGCCGTTCGACGTTACGCTCGCTTTTTCCGGTGCCTACGAAATTATGGAGTGGCTGATTGCCTCGCTCATTTCGCCGGAAGCCGGGGATGCCTGGCTGGGGACGCAAGGGGATATTTGGGACGCCCAAAAAGATATGGGGCTGGCGGCCACCGGGGCGCTCATCAGCATGACCGCCACGGCGATTTTGAGAAAATGGTACCATAAAAAACCTGCGACGATATAA